Genomic DNA from Anthonomus grandis grandis chromosome 2, icAntGran1.3, whole genome shotgun sequence:
TCCGAATCTCCCACGTAGTGCGACGTTGCCAACTGTTATTTCGCGGCTTAAGTAAAGTTGGCTGTGTTTTTGCCATCGATGTTTTATTTCTATGCACTATCCACACCCAGactaagttttaatttataagagaagtgtttacttatttaattttgattaagtcGGTCTTCGATGTTTTTCTGACATTGATGTTATCTTTCGACGTCAGCATTAATGATACAAATGGCGGCCATGGCCATTAGACAATAGGCACAGGTCTTGGGCCATTCTACCCTTTCTTTATTTCTATGATAGTTAGTTATATGCTAGATAGCGGTATAATTTGGcgcttttttgaaatttaagatGATAGGAATGAAATGAAAAGTCAAACTTTTGGTCTCAACACcatttataattgaaaattaatataattttttaccatattAACAGGCATCGACTCCCattgtttatataatttcattaatctatcatctttaataattttaatttataattttataataatttaacgtCCCTTAatgataatgaatttttttcaaattgattGTTCAAGAATTGATTTACTCACCACACTCAACAAAGGCTTTGGGGGGAGAGGCAAAACTAGATCAAGAAATTCTTTGAGATTGCTGTGGTCTAGACTTGCTatcattatatattatataataagacaacaataataatttactattataaagaaaatgcaCATTATGTTCTTTAATGGCTGCATCTCCTTTGCCAATtcgaataaaaattaacaaatcccTACTAAAGATATAATGTTATATTTACAACATATTTACAATatgttttaacattaaaatatttcttgatttcttcttttatatgtatgtatttgttAAACTATGTAGGTTCTTTTTATATAACATCCCCCTCACTTTAATTTTGAAACAATTGTCAACAAACTTTTGTAGTTCTTCCAGAACTATACCGGGtgttgcaaatatttataaactgaTTACTAAGGTGGGGATATTAAAAGAaccacaaataaaatttttaattatataaagcTCTCATTAAAAgatcatttattattatatttatttaaaatgggtGTTTGGtcataaaatatgaaatttatatTGGTTTTATCACTTGCAAACAGTTGATCGAAGAGCTTCAATTAcaaatgcaattattttttaaatgttttattttagttgtatTGGGTTTCGTGaagtttaattttcatttttttttacaataaataaatactcaaAATCCAAATTCTAATCAACAATTATGAAGAAAATTAAACTCCACTACTTAAACACTAGTACCCGTATTGGTGCGCGCTTGAAAgtgcaattttttaacaatttttttactattactaTGACTTTTTCagtagaatattattattagattctgtagtgtaatattataatatattgaaaGACTTTTTGTCCATATTATAAATATCCCCAGTACCACACAATATTGGtacaataatatttgttatacaTATAGATTGAGCctaaatccttaaaaaatataaatatattcgtGTTTTATCTAATATTGGTTATATATTCGCAGGCcaattgttataataatttcgccaaatattaagatatacaaaattattattcttatgcCTGCCCAGTACAATTTCAATATAATTTGCCATTAAGTgcgaaaaatcaaataattcctaagaaaattgggaaaatatcGAAAATGCATGTAAACAAGTATAGATTTTTATCAACATTGTGCTACTGAGGATCCCTTCCCCTAAAAAATGCCCGCTGCTAAATATTACAGAAACAAAAGTTCAAATAGCTCCTTGGAAAAATGattcaaaagtaaatttttcttttacaaaaaagcCTTAAAAATCGTCTTAAAAAGGGCTTCATCAATCCATAAATTCTAAATACAGGGTATtgcaaaattcggtgcaaatattttaagagagtATTGTTGAAGTTAAAATAGGAGTTTGTTCCtcataaacatgtgtcctaacATTCAACCCCTCAGAGCTATAGCCCgtgcaaattgcttgaagaaaatcaaatatttggAACACTCACTACAGTTATGCTTTTTAGATTTCTTCTAGGGAACATAAGATACGAACTATCAGAAGGGTAAGCTCCCCCGGAATCATACCCTAAAATTgaatttacaccatttttgggacggaaaataaaaagagcaCTCAAGAAACGGGAGCATGcacattttcagaagaattgaTGCATAATTGTATTTACAgatccaaataatcgattttcttcaagcaatttgcgcacgctgtagctctgagggggggcattttaggatacatgtttatagaaaaaaaagtcttattttaactccaataatacactcttaaaatatttgcaccgaattttgtaacaccctgtataatatagtcTTTGTTTCTTTACCTACAAGACCTGATTATAGTCTTGTTCTTGGAATTGTATAGCTGAATTTAAACAGAACTGGTGGCATGATGCGAGGTACAATGACTATCCGAAGAACATACAGACAAAGGTACAGGGCTGTACTGCATGGTGTTATAATCGTTACAGTTCAAGTACAGCCTGGAACTGGTACGATCGCATTCAGGACAcgatcttttcttttttttgttgcgTCGGAAGAGGTCGTATGCGCACCTATAGATTAAGAAGAAGTCACTTATAGTTCAAAAATcaggaaaaatattaatatactgaGTAAGGACTGTCTTTTTTTATCGTATATTATGATAATAGCAGAGGACAATCTCTTAACTTTTACTCACCGAGCATGTAAAATATGGGCACACGGTAAAGCCTCCAACGAATCAGGCTCTAAGCCATAAGGCGTCCCGCAACATGCACAGTTCATATCTAAATCGTGTTGCAGTCTCATCGCCACCCTCTCGTGatgtaatttattgttttcatctCCTAAAGAACCGTAGATGGCGGATAAACGGTTTCTTATTGAACGAACAAGCATCTGAAAAGAAATGTGCTGTTTTTGGCAAGATTGCATTCATATAAATTCAGTCACTGGGGAGGACTACCATTGGCGGCTTCATTTACATACTCATTTTGGTGTTGCCACTTTTGGCTTACAGTTTTTGTACGTACTTTGGCACCAATGGATCCAGCGACCTCCAGGAGTCTAGTGTTGAACTCTAACGGTCTGCAGTTGCAGATTTTGTGCTGGAGGCGTAGAGCTTCCAGACATCTGGCCGCGCCATCCATAGATTCCATTTGAATTACTCTGTCGCCCATCGCGGCTGCTGAGCCCATGGCCGCTTCGTATTGACGAAAAGCTTTctgaaatttttaagaaaagtagTCTAGCTTGTTTTTTTGACTTCAATTGAACTAGCGTCGTTAGGTCACAAACgtctattatttaaaataacgtttGGACGTCAAGCTCAGTATAACAACTGTTTTCTGATGTCTTAATTGAATTTCTATAGTCTAAACctaaaatgaagaaaaatattggacataatttatataaaatacctGAAGATTGAGACTGGCTATTTCAaacttttggaataaaatgaaaaattcctggGATTGGACGTAAcgtttcaaatgcctgaaaaactTGCAGCgcgatttcaaaattttagaagaaCGCAAAAAACAATGTTAAATTATGCCTTTCATGCTTTTTATGCCTGAAAGGCATAAAAAACGATCCCACAAAagttcagaaaatataaaaaattttcattacttCGTAAGTTAATCCAGCTAGCCCCAACAATACATGAAAAGTCACTTTTTTGAGGTATTTGAATAATCAGAGTTTTTCAGCAGCTTAAAGATTTAAAGACCAGCCTTAATAACAACAGGTAGGAATCATTTTTAATGCTGGAATTACACAAAGAATATCCCAGGCTGAAAAAgatggaaaattatttcaaacgcatacaaaattatttaggcGTTGCcctaaaaaagttgaaaaactaTTTCCAACCCCCAGGATGACATAGAAATTTTCGTCAAATGCCTTAACAAttaattcttcaaaattctgAATATCACGTGAATCAAGTCATTTTTTCCAAGAAGATGAGTGAAATGCTTAAAGAGATAAAGATGATCCTGACCTATGGAAAAGTACATCTCTATTCCCGATACCAAAGAACTAACGAACCTAACGAACTCAAGGATCTTATGCCCATAAGCATTCTGCCAACCATGTCAAAGATCATAGAGAGgggtttttaaggttttaaataCGCAGTTATAATGAAGCACATATATACCATCCCTACAGTCAGGATTCTGCCGAGATCATTAAAACTTCCGATGATATTTTGGAGGATCGTGGTAAGCTTTCTGTGCTCGTCTTGTTGGATTATTTCAAAGAATTTGACAGGCTCAATCATGAGTTACTTTTAGCAGTTCTGCAATTTTTGAGATTCATTTGTTCGATCCCTTGTACCACATTAGGTCGATTATTCGCCACCCGTCTGTCGGTGATATTTGCTCTATCATAGTAAAGTTTAAAGGAATTATTTTCATGCATTGCGTTAGGTTGATATTTATAGTAGAATACAGATCTGTTAAGTAATCCGAATTTATTAGCCAACTTTTGGTGTATTATATTGCTGGTTGTGTCGCTGAAGGTAGTCAACATAGCCAAGTAAGTACAGCCAGctgttttgttaatatattggaTCTTTCGTTGCATTTTCTGCAGTTAACAGATTTAGTGGACCtgtctttaataataaacttgGTGTAGTTTCTTGTGTTTATGACTTGATTTTGTATGGCCATTAAGAATTCTTCTGTTTCAAGGAAAATTACCTAATCCTTATCCCAGCCACCCCTGTTAGATGCTTCTTTGTCTATATGTGGCTTTTTCAAATCGTTATAGTGTAGTCCTTGTAACGGCTTTTGAACGAATATCGTTTGAGAAAGTATAAGTCGCACGATTTAAGGTCTTCTAGCTGTCTACCGTTTCCATCACTTATTAATGTACATAAGATGGAAGATAATCTGGTTGTTTCCTCTGATGGCTCTAATGTTGTTAAATCTCTTTTCTGTATTGACAGAGGATTTATGGCCAAGCAAAACTAGAGTGGGCTCAACCCTGGAAAATTCATCTCTTAATATATATTTCGTCGTTGGTGAGAGACTGTGATCCATTCAATAGTTTTAGGTTTGTTACCCATTATTGCTTAATAGTgactaaaatattaatagtgGTAGGGTCaattttatatatctttaaCACTTCCAGGAGTCAggagtattattattattatcaacattatttaagaaataattaagtGTAAATTATTAACACTGTTAATTCAGTATAGGACTTACATTAATATcagacttttttctataaatatcaccCATAATTCTTATGCTTTTGGCATAAGTTGCTTGGTCTCCAGATACTACCGCCAACCTGGTAGCttcctaaaaaatacataaaattaataattaaaaaataaataaataaatcaattattcaCCGAACAGTAGTCGTGTGCATCCCCGAGTTCGCCCTGCTTACGTAGAGCAGAAGCCATTTGAAGAAGCGCTGCtctgtcaaataaaaaaatatattttttttgctaaatggAAAAATTCTAGGGTTTACCTGTGATGCCTAGAATTTAAATCTCCCAACTGTAAGGACCGTGATAAATCATAAGCTTTATTAGCGTATTTGGCACTTTTGTCTGCATCTTGTAGTCGGCTAAACAGTTCCGAAAGGCCCACGTAAACCTTTAgaaaaaattcatataatatttaaaaaaaaatttaaacattaatttacttGTAATTCTAAAGCAGGATCGTGTACAGCCTGAGCAATCCTATGAGCTTGCTGGAAACTATCCAGGGCCTTATTAAACCCCGCTAGTTCCAAATATACAGAGCCTACAGTCAAGTGTACGTGGCCGGCTGTAGTACATACTTCGCACTCGTTGTACAGTGAATGTCGTGCGTATGCTAATGCCCTAAAAGTGGCaataatttggttaaaatacCGAATGCTTCCCATTGCCTCTCACATCAACATATTTTTCAGAAACCACATTAAGGTAGATAtacggaatttaaaaaaaaatgacgtcaACTGAATCTTCATTTCTACCTCAAAGATTTTTCCTAGGTTGCTGTAACTTCCACTCCCTCTTTACGCAGAGAagcatatttcttaaaaaaattaagggtgGGTGCCACCTTGGAAAAAAGTtgtaattattatacatttttttttcaaggtcaCGCTCCTCTCCTTCATTAATAAGAAGATTTAACATACTCTCGACTTAACTAAAATAGGGTGGTACTAAAATACAAATCATCGTGTGAATAATTGTAATAACTCGCCAGAATGAAGCCCACTCTACTAACCAACTAGACTTATGTGAACAGTAGAGTCACTCGACTAAAGTACTTTACTCTGCTTAAGGAGAATGAAATAAGTAGACTGATTTTCACGCTTCCCAAATAAGAAGATAACTGGGTTCGCACTTTCAGTACTGTTAGCCAGAAGTGTACCTCGCTCTGATTGGCTACTCTGTGACTGGCAGTATTCTATActtgttattaatattactgTTTCGCAAACAATAACACTGCCATCTGCCAAAAGGTGGGTAGAGCCAATCAGTGAGGTAGTTACACGTCTGACCAATAGCGCCAATGTGGCTACTTTTTGGAAccagttatctttaatttttgggTCTTTAAGTTTAGTCTCCTTGACTCTACTAAATCACTGGCTGCGTCTTAACTGGcctttattatcatttaattggGATGCACACTGTACGTACCTTTCTAAGCCTCCTAATCTCTGGTGCGCCCTCGCCAAGTTTAAATAGGATTCGGCCCTCATGTTGGGACTATCTAACTCTTCTGATATGAACAGCTGACGGTGGGCGTATTCTAAAGCAtccctaaaataaattaaaaaattaggcCATACGTAGAGCGTGATCATTCGTTAAGTATTGAATTGAAATAGTCAACTGGTTTATTAAACACGTACACACTGAAGACGATCACTTAAGACTACTAGAAACTTTATttggactgtatttatttattttgatttaaaagtcgcgctaTTATTCCGAACTTGAACTGGGCTCCTAGCGGCGAGGGCTGCTAAATCAccgttccggaagattcgctaaccttccACCTGTCTCTAAACATATCGTGTTACTCAATAGCCTAACAGCTCATCAATCCTGCAAACAATCCTGAACGAGGGCAAAATAGGGCAAATCTCATGCATCCTTCGATAGGCCCCCAATATAAGAACATATATAACCTTGGACACTTTTGGACTAACTTTTTTGTTGCATGAGGTCTCCAAGTCATCCAAGGTTATCCCAAAATATTTTGCCTCAGTTATGTGCCTCCCATTTATTTAGTGGACGCATTGCAAGCATTTCGTGGGTCTTACTTTCATTTAAAAGCAGCTTGTTTGTACAGAGCCAAAGCTGCCAAAGAGCCCTTGCTTTTGCATTCCTAGATTGTGAAACTTCCAGTTAAATTGAATATTGTTGTTCCATGCAGAAAATTCATTTATTctaatatattatattcatttattataatatatttattctatatattttatatatatatatatatattatatatatatatatataatctgATATCTTAAAGCCACCTTTAAGATATCAGGAAATACACTAGTTTGAAgacaaacatttattaattttgtgactggtataacaattaaatttttatggacTTAATTAGTTTAACCCATAAATATTTCTCGgctgttcttattttttaagctCTGTATTGTGTCTCTGacattattaagatttattgcTCTAAAAAGGAGATGGATATATGTAGTGGACCATTGCACATAACTTGATTGGCTCTCTTAAGTCTTAGGCATCTGGCTCGTCATATCAAAAATACTAAATCTGTTGTATGAAAACTCCAAAAGTTTTTTCAAAGAACTAAGAAactttattggaaaaaatacaaattttcatctCGCTCGAGGGTAGGGGTTAGGCACAGCTGGAATAAGTTTTGGCAAACCGTTACGGTCGAATAGCGGGGTGAGTGAAGCTAATCGAGCGCttgaaaaatcaaataatgtttTGAGGAATTCCGAAAGTTTGAATTCGCTTTTCCGTGAGATTGTCCCTCCCGGGAATTATTCGTTCGGAATGCCGAAAGGGTTTTTCCCACTTTTCCGATGGaatttaaatattgacattGTGAATGGCGGTAGCCGTTATACGATTacaattaaaagtttaaaatatcgAAGCTCTTATGACGATATCTCCTGATATACTGAGCGGCGAAACTAACTTTAGGTCGGCCATTTGGCTTATCTGAACGGGAAATAGTCCTCGTTTAGATAGGGTTAACTTATGTAAATGTTTCTGTATTCCCAGAATCCCATAATCTGTTAAGTTTATAGAGACAAAGGCATAATTTATGCTGGAATAACTAAGTCTCTAAATTTACTTTGTTTGTAATATTTCTGGATAGCCATGCTAATATTAATAAGCTGATTCTCTCGCCACTAAAATAATTAACCAATTAGTTTAATAAACCGTTTTCAAGCGGACAACCAATAAATAGGAGAGCGGCTGTGTATTTACCAGAGACATTAGATTACCATAGCAAATGGAAGCTAGTGGCATTGATTTCTTGCGGAGATAAAAAGAGAGGGCGCGAAGATGAGTGATGTAACCTTATTAGTATAATAGCATCAGTATTTATAGTTTTAGACTTCCGCGTCACCTTTCACCTAGTCAACCTAGCAGCTAAGACCATAACAGTCTTTCTGAAGAAACAGAGAAATTTAtcgtatatttatatttgttaagatgaaataatacaaaagtGTTCACAAAACAGACAAACAAACAAACGGATATATTAAcgataaataaagaaatgtcAGGAGtgtcaaaatgaaaaatagctCAGTCAACAGATAACCATAACTAAAGTGTGATTAGAATGCCTGGAATACGATCAGGTTTAACCATAGctgtaaaaaaacgaaaatcagTGAACATTTCAGGAATGCTTCAAAAGATTAGTTCATGCAGGAAGTTATCGATTTTAACGGAATATATGGTGCATATGAGCGAGATGAAAAGATTGTAAAACTTCTTTTTCCGATTAATTTTACAAGTAATTAACGataatcagtaaaaaaaaaacaaagcaaaatGGAAATCTTATTAGTACCGCTCGTTTACGAAACGGCTCGCGTCAAAACTCATTTCAAACGGAACgcttttgttatttaatttacgATTTGCAGTAACGCGAACGAGTTTATTATAATAAGCACGCAGTACATATATTCCCTGGATCccttaatgttttaattaatggaCAAGGTGGCGGAGTTTCGTATTAACTCTGGCTTAATTTAACATTCGCACACGACGCGCTAGTTGTTGTCCTCGCACCAAACTTGTGGTAAACTGGAAACTGCCTTATTTTGACGTTTAACTCGAACCAAAGTCCTTTATGTTGTTAATGTAGTATTCTATTATTTATGCAAGCGATGCATATATGAAAGAAGAAGTAAGTTTTTGTGTTTAAGTTTCCTTAAATTTTCTTCGTAATAAATAGTAAAGTCTATTTTTGTCCACGTGATCACTACATCTCAGAGTATGAGATAATAAATATGATAGATGATACTTATCGGCAATCACCAAGATCAACCATGTTAATTGATAGATCATGAACTTGGTTGATCTTTCTCTATTTGACTATTcaattacatatatatatatatatatatatatatatatatatatatatatatatatatatatttatggatatatatatatatatatatatatatatatatagatatatccACAGATCCAATACAACAGCTTCTTCTTCTCATAATCCATTTCTCACTTTTGTTGTTGACATTTGAACTTGACATTTTCACTAAAAAGTTTATTGCAATAACTACTTATGCAAATGCAATATCTCTATCTATATTCGTTTGAAagtttttactgtttatttCTCAGTTCTTTTACAACAATAATTCACTGCTATTTAGAAATTTTCCTTTGTGTCCCAGGTGTCCTAACTGAAAATACAGTTGACACACAACTCACTGAACCAAACACCTGAAAAAATGTTGTGCGACACGTCAGAACAAACCAATGTTGTTAggatttttcacaaaatttgattaataaaagtTAGTTTTTTGGAAGAAGTAAAAAGAAAGCCTCTGCAAGCTAAAGAACTATGATAAATGGGCtgcattttataatttatatgagATATCAGATGCTTGACAGTCCGTGTAATCTCGAGGAAGTAATTTCGGTTTCTTACCACTATCTATATGTCCAAGAGTAGAAGCTTTTTCAGTGTTCCGTAAATCGCCCAAGCTTTCAAGCACCTGTTTTCAAGTGATCaactaataaaacttaaaataacataacataatataaataacaaacataTTCGTGTGATTAAAAGTGACGCAATAAAAAGCCATTTGTCATTTAATTTCCTCATTTTGGGAAAACTTCTAGACGCCACAGGTTCTTTTCAATTATTTACCtcggagaaaattaaattttctcgCCAATAAAAcccttaatcaaattttaaaaatgcgtaGCCGAGTTGAAATCGAAAAAAGGGCCTTTCGTACAATGGGACCTGCCAAATTCGAAAAGAAAACTAGAAACGTGAATGTACGAGAAATGAAATTGTCTTTACGCGAAGACCCGGTTATTCGGAAAAGGGGGAAAATACGACCGGGTTAGgatgaattttaataaaggcAACTGTGAGTGAATGCATTAACGAAAGTTTCTATTCGCGTCAGGACGTGATTATAATGATATAACGTAAGTGAGCGTTCTCCCTCTAAATTTCTTCATAATTTGTCTTGTCTGTTATGTGAATTTAGTTATGTATTTTCAAGCTGTCCTTCTGATTTTCGACAGTTATTTTAGTTGTCAAATGTCATTTATAACCCCCTACTTATAGTATTTATCTAGTTTAATAAAGTCCAATAATGACGTCATATAAATCTTTAGTGATTCCACTCCTGTATATAAAGGATAGTCAGAACTGGTTAAATGAAGCTTTTTATGAAATTTCAATTCTCATATttgattattgatttttctcCGCTCAGCAACAGGTGACGGGACTGGTTGGACAACAAATAATAGAATTATCTTGTTAAAACCATTTAAGTACCGTAACATCCATATCAATTACATTCTTTGAAGCAAAAGGGTATGATCTACGCAGTCAAACGCCCTGCTGAGATCACACGAAATCTCCACAGAGCGCTCTCCCGCTTCCAGCCCCTCCACAAcattgaacaaaaaaatgttcaaatgaTGGCGGTAACGGTAGATTTATTCATTCCTGGCACTATTGACTGGACAAAATTAACTCAAGACAATCTTAACTTTCTAACTGACTGTAATTTTATTCCAATGTAATGGTGATTCTCTaatgatactttttatttttcttcttttcgtAATATAAAAGATCTGACCGATGACTTGTAACAAAGCATATCTAATAACAATAAAGCGtgaaaaaagtgataaaaatctaaaaaccgAGTGATAAATGGGCCGCTTTGCATCAAAGGCCACATTGTACCAAAGCCCTTCTCGAACAAAAAGACAATTTCTCCTAATGCGTTTTTTCTCTTAAATGCcgttttaacttttattaaaattcaactTCCCGAAAAATACTTTCGAGGGAATAAAAGGAAATGGAATTTCCATCTATTACGGTCGTCGGGTCACTTATCACAGTTTCATTTCCTCAGT
This window encodes:
- the LOC126748501 gene encoding 43 kDa receptor-associated protein of the synapse homolog, which gives rise to MSWESLNSREFSNFNNIYHTSGAGVSHQLSATRLLSSPDGSRHPLDGLNHAWPWTESYSSLHRDTYTEVRTPRTPICTFGCFYACRAKFRHSLAKRKVEQGLKLYNQHKQQQAVRKWKSSLKSLRKREDKFSVLGYLYQAYMDWGKYRDALEYAHRQLFISEELDSPNMRAESYLNLARAHQRLGGLERALAYARHSLYNECEVCTTAGHVHLTVGSVYLELAGFNKALDSFQQAHRIAQAVHDPALELQVYVGLSELFSRLQDADKSAKYANKAYDLSRSLQLGDLNSRHHRAALLQMASALRKQGELGDAHDYCSEATRLAVVSGDQATYAKSIRIMGDIYRKKSDINKAFRQYEAAMGSAAAMGDRVIQMESMDGAARCLEALRLQHKICNCRPLEFNTRLLEVAGSIGAKMLVRSIRNRLSAIYGSLGDENNKLHHERVAMRLQHDLDMNCACCGTPYGLEPDSLEALPCAHILHARCAYDLFRRNKKKKRSCPECDRTSSRLYLNCNDYNTMQYSPVPLSVCSSDSHCTSHHATSSV